From the Borrelia hispanica CRI genome, one window contains:
- a CDS encoding DUF228 domain-containing protein produces the protein MSGKVNDVELSSQVDDTKEQADLEIESEVQVNQDSSSHTPKSRKRRGAEDLSQNLDSRFGAEKEKQYRLAYLRLKKYTKTTTEDLAVRSCAKNGFQGSADFPYILTQTISSSVDKYENMPYKGFPYKRAVKLSFDTDGSVFVETSDDSNVYGMCVDVDEYTNTACVVPITNNVSGYFICADSSIQCGDHLDFNSEGELVKASSNLPTSINIIALSNTYKHDFRTPAEQSDSSFSSSSDFVIHFVKVTIFGNKAIQRKS, from the coding sequence ATGAGTGGTAAAGTCAATGATGTAGAATTATCTTCTCAAGTAGATGATACAAAAGAACAAGCTGATCTTGAGATTGAATCAGAAGTTCAAGTAAATCAAGATAGTAGTTCTCATACTCCTAAAAGTAGAAAAAGAAGAGGAGCAGAAGATTTAAGTCAAAATCTGGATAGTCGTTTTGGAGCAGAGAAAGAAAAACAATACAGGTTGGCATATCTTAGACTGAAAAAATATACTAAAACAACAACAGAAGATTTGGCTGTAAGAAGTTGTGCAAAGAATGGTTTTCAGGGTAGTGCCGATTTTCCTTATATCTTAACGCAAACTATCTCAAGCAGCGTTGACAAATATGAAAATATGCCATACAAAGGTTTTCCATACAAACGTGCTGTGAAATTGAGTTTTGATACTGATGGGTCTGTTTTTGTTGAGACAAGCGATGATTCTAACGTATATGGCATGTGTGTTGATGTTGATGAGTATACTAATACTGCTTGTGTAGTTCCAATTACTAATAATGTTTCTGGTTATTTCATATGTGCAGATTCTAGTATACAATGTGGCGACCATTTAGACTTCAATTCTGAAGGCGAATTGGTAAAAGCCAGTTCTAATTTACCTACTTCAATCAATATTATCGCATTAAGTAATACATATAAGCATGATTTTAGAACTCCAGCTGAACAAAGCGATTCGTCTTTTAGTTCAAGTAGTGATTTTGTAATTCATTTTGTAAAAGTTACTATATTTGGCAACAAAGCCATACAAAGAAAAAGCTAA
- a CDS encoding DUF228 domain-containing protein — MKFNNFGELEKDTSSSRFINAVALSKAVKLNENLYIIHVSIFGNRAKS, encoded by the coding sequence TTGAAATTCAATAATTTTGGGGAACTAGAGAAAGATACTAGCTCATCAAGATTCATTAATGCAGTTGCACTTTCTAAGGCTGTGAAACTTAACGAAAATCTTTACATAATACATGTTTCTATATTTGGTAATAGGGCTAAAAGCTAA